The following are encoded together in the Plasmodium vinckei vinckei genome assembly, chromosome: PVVCY_12 genome:
- a CDS encoding Cg3 protein, putative: MNKIVLRNVSKVKGDGIFYKSYIKFNLRKYENIINFETKLNFSTNKKNEENPLKKKKSIFLTWKCFVFNLGLCIPTLYLYKLQCDKKNGRKNHIGKTRVENIGKPLIGGNFTLIDYNGNIVTNQTFKGKYCLIYFGFTYCPDICPQELEKQTIVFEKISKKYGDIVTPIFITVDPNRDTVAQINYYCKSFNPKLIGLTGTKDLIKHAAKLFRVYYNEHITDMGNTNQTVTDQNKYNYLIDHSIIHYLLDTEGKFVDFFGKNCTINEMVDRISQYLDEHIASQKK, encoded by the coding sequence atgaataaaatagttttaAGGAATGTTAGTAAAGTAAAGGGAGAtggaatattttataagtcTTATATAAAGTTTAATTTGAggaaatatgaaaatataataaattttgagaccaaattaaatttttcaacaaataaaaaaaatgaagaaaatccattaaaaaaaaaaaaaagtatttttttaacatggaaatgttttgtttttaatttagGTTTATGTATTCctacattatatttatataaattgcaatgtgataaaaaaaatggtagAAAGAATCATATTGGAAAAACAAGGGTTGAAAATATTGGAAAACCATTAATAGGTGGGAATTTTACACTAATAGATTATAATGGAAATATAGTTACAAATCAAACATttaaaggaaaatattgtttaatatattttgggTTTACTTATTGTCCTGATATTTGTCCTCAAGAATTAGAAAAACAAACTATcgtttttgaaaaaatatcaaaaaaatatggggATATAGTTACacctatttttattactgtAGATCCTAATCGAGATACAGTAGCTCAAAtcaattattattgtaaatCTTTTAATCCGAAATTAATTGGATTAACTGGAACAAAAGATCTTATAAAACATGCTGCCAAATTATTTCGTGTATACTACAATGAGCATATTACTGATATGGGTAATACAAATCAAACTGTTACtgatcaaaataaatacaattatttaattgatCATTctattattcattatttactAGACACGGAAGGGAAATTTGTAGATTTTTTCGGTAAAAATTGTACAATTAATGAAATGGTAGACCGAATATCTCAATATCTTGATGAACATATAGCTAGCCAAAAAAagtga
- a CDS encoding heat shock protein 110, putative, with amino-acid sequence MSVLGIDIGNENSVVATINKGAINIVRNDISERLTPTLIGFTEKERLIGDNALAKVKSNFRNTCRNIKNVLGKVGAGLELDDLELNEAYGDLVECEHGYLGYNVEYKNEKENISAVRIIATLLLYLIRMGEKYIGKECNELVLSYPPHYTNNQIQCLAAAAKIINVNILRLISDNTAVALDYGMYRMKEFNEKNGSIVAFVNIGYANTYVCIAKFYSNKCEILCDIADPTLGGRNIDNELIKYINNLFINTNKINALYSNGPIELSEMGNGKLDKTFISKNNETAKINNKVRVKLQDVAIKTKKVLSANNETSIHVECLHEDLDCQGTINRETYEEICSNFFLTKLKNILDKAIAISKIDDVKNAQSVEILGGTTRIPFIQKFLQSYFNKPLSKTLVADESVARGCVLSAAMQSKYYKVKEYECIEKVHHPISVKWENMNDKSGASIKVEKLYTTDSIRRKVSKIVIPDKGNIKITAFYEDNTDLPENCVKELGSCVVKINEKNDKIVESHVMATFSNNDVFTFLGAQTVSKTVIKGKDEKEKANEEKSADDSKDKNNESPSKSEDKSQSPSSSPSKTELKKGEEGKIQTCYTTIPLEIISPPGTYTNKDIYNFSEAEINMQHSDTLEAERLKHINELETIIYETRDRMNGMYKDFVVDDERDSILLALDDVENWIYDNIDENKNAFVTKKEEIRARIKDIIYRYDVYASKQKNLGNIISHLKNIITQCEKHASDESQKIITKANNLLSTLDSLQEQEKNKKLYEPPVYTLKDIEKEFGDVTQMAQKYFSKIEAEELAKQKEKLEQEKKNEKNEEKQATEENEATENNESEEKPEAGDK; translated from the coding sequence atGTCAGTACTCGGAATAGATATAGGGAATGAAAACTCAGTGGTTGCAACTATAAACAAAGGGGctataaatattgtaaGAAATGATATATCAGAAAGGTTAACACCCACCTTAATTGGGTTTACAGAAAAAGAGAGATTGATAGGTGATAATGCATTAGCAAAGGTCAAATCAAATTTCCGAAATACATGTaggaatataaaaaatgtattaggAAAAGTAGGAGCAGGTTTAGAACTAGATGACTTAGAATTAAATGAAGCATATGGTGATTTAGTTGAATGTGAACATGGCTATTTAGGATATAATGTAGAGTACAAAAATgagaaagaaaatataagtgCAGTTAGAATAATAGCCACtttattactatatttaattCGAATGGGAGAGAAATATATAGGCAAAGAATGTAATGAGTTAGTTTTATCTTACCCCCCTCACTATACTAATAATCAAATTCAATGTTTAGCAGCAGCtgcaaaaataataaatgttaatatattgaGACTTATCAGTGACAATACTGCTGTTGCTTTAGATTATGGTATGTATAGAATGAAAgaatttaatgaaaaaaatggttCGATAGTAGCATTTGTTAATATTGGTTATGCAAatacatatgtatgtattGCTAAATTTTACTCAAACAAATGTGAAATATTATGTGATATAGCAGATCCCACTTTAGGAGGACGAAACATTGataatgaattaataaaatatataaataatttatttataaatacaaataaaattaatgcaTTATATAGTAATGGTCCTATTGAATTAAGTGAAATGGGAAACGGAAAATTAGATAAAACTTTTATatctaaaaataatgaaactgcaaaaattaataataaagtaCGAGTCAAATTACAAGATGTAGcaattaaaacaaaaaaagttttatcGGCAAACAATGAAACATCTATACATGTAGAATGCTTACATGAAGATTTAGATTGCCAAGGTACTATAAATAGAGAAACATATGAAGAAATATGttcaaattttttcttaacaaaattgaaaaatattttagatAAAGCAATAGCTATTAGTAAAATCGATGATGTTAAAAATGCTCAATCTGTAGAAATTTTAGGAGGTACAACAAGAATACcatttattcaaaaatttctacaatcatattttaataaaccTTTATCAAAAACTTTAGTAGCAGATGAGTCTGTTGCTAGAGGATGTGTATTATCTGCTGCTATGCAAAGTAAGTATTACAAAGTAAAGGAATACGAATGTATTGAAAAAGTTCACCACCCAATTAGCGTGAAATGGGAAAATATGAATGACAAATCTGGAGCAAGTATTAAagttgaaaaattatatactaCTGATTCGATAAGAAGAAAAGTAAGCAAAATTGTTATACCAGATAAAggtaacataaaaataacagcCTTTTATGAAGATAATACTGATCTTCCAGAAAATTGTGTAAAAGAATTGGGTTCTTGTGTtgttaaaattaatgaaaaaaatgataagaTTGTCGAATCTCATGTTATGGCaacattttcaaataatgatgtatttacatttttggGAGCTCAAACAGTTTCAAAAACTGTTATAAAAGGAAAAGACGAGAAAGAAAAGGCAAACGAAGAAAAATCAGCTGATGATTCaaaagacaaaaataatgaatctCCATCAAAAAGTGAAGATAAATCACAATCTCCAAGTAGCAGCCCTAGCAAAACAGAATTGAAAAAAGGTGAAGAAGGAAAGATACAAACATGCTATACTACTATACCTCTCGAAATAATATCTCCCCCTGGAACATACACTAATAAGGATATATACAACTTCAGTGAAgctgaaataaatatgcaacATAGTGATACCTTAGAAGCAGAAAGACTAAAACATATCAATGAATTAGaaactattatttatgaaacTCGAGATCGTATGAATGGTATGTATAAAGATTTTGTAGTCGATGATGAAAGAGattctattttattagcTTTAGATGATGTTGAAAATTGgatatatgataatattgatgaaaataaaaatgcattTGTAactaaaaaagaagaaataagAGCACgaataaaagatataatttatagGTATGATGTTTATGCAtctaaacaaaaaaatttaggaaatattatatcacatttaaaaaatattattacacaATGTGAAAAACATGCATCAGATGAAagtcaaaaaataataacaaaagcTAATAATTTGTTATCAACACTTGACTCTTTACAAGAacaagaaaaaaacaaaaaattatatgaaccACCTGTTTATACATTAAAAGATATTGAAAAGGAATTTGGTGATGTTACACAAATGgcacaaaaatatttctcaAAAATTGAAGCTGAAGAATTAGCAAAACAAAAGGAAAAATTGGaacaagaaaaaaaaaatgaaaaaaatgaagaaaagcAAGCTActgaagaaaatgaagcAACTGAAAACAATGAGAGCGAAGAAAAACCTGAGGCTGGTGATAAATAA